A region of the Lepisosteus oculatus isolate fLepOcu1 chromosome 26, fLepOcu1.hap2, whole genome shotgun sequence genome:
AGCAGAGTGTTGACCAAGGATGCACCAGCCCTCAATATTtactttgataaataaagaggAAGAAATGTATATACCATttaattatagaaaaaaatctgttataGACAATACCTGGAATTCCCGTAAAGTTTTTTCATACCCTTTTAATGTGGTAAGAGTTTACCAACTGCAGAACTCCATCCTTATCCCCCAAAATATTATTAGACATGTATCACGCTACACATCCCCATCCAACTCATGTGTTCCAGtgctcaaaacaatacagtacattcacaaaacacaaaacacatttttttagaaGGGGTGTGTTATATAGGTTTTCATAATAAAACAGGCATGTGCCTACTCCACCACCATGCACAACATCAGCATATAcctatttttaataacacaaaacaaattacaATGTATGTACaggtataattttattttgtgtgaaataaataaatgcggAGACCATGATTAATACATTTAACTAATTCCAATAATCAAATGGTCAACCATTGCACAGTGAAATTAAAGATAGAACTGTATATTtcatctttttgttttcagttttacgGTGAAGGCTGCAGAAAGGGGTCATGGCCTATTCCAGGGCTCAATGGCCCAGTCAGAATGGGTCGGCCCGTGTACCCATTCAGTAGAGTGGCTCTGCAATGTCTGTGGCCCTCTCACCCAGGACACGCAGCTCCCAGTCTGAAAGCTGCTGCACAAACCTGCGATTTGGTCTTGCATTCGTTTTGCATTTCAGCACATGTGCCCACGACTcctaaaaataagaatatagaAATCACACAGGTAAAGAGTGAAATTTTAACAACAATTTTAACTTTAAACCTGTAGTGTGATTGCTGAATAATGACAACAATGTCAATGTGAGATTTTCCAACTGTTAAAATAGCAGTTTTCAGTTTCATTGATGGCATCCTGATTGTTAAAACTGCTGCAGTCATTTACCAGTTATCAGAGCACAGAATGGGTTGCATGCGTGTACCAGAGAGTCTTTCTGAATGCTTTCTAAACTACAGGAGAGAAACACAAGGTATTGCACTGCTATTGCAGAAGGGTTTGACAAAAAGCTTTGCAAAACTGTGAGTGACACGACTTTGCAAAGTCGTGAGAACACACCTATATTTGAGCAGAAAAGCCTAGAATCTTCTCTTGTGGATTTCTAAGTTTAATAAAATGCTAAGaaagaacatttacatttaaaataacacaaagCAAAATGCCATGACATTCAACCGCTTTTCATAGTACTCTGCTTTTGTGACTAATGGAGACACATAACCTGCCCTTGAAATTAGAGATCAAAAAGCACTGCTTGCCTTCAGTGTGGCTTTCAGATGATGAACAAGGAATGCCATTGCCACAGCACTGCAGCGGCTTATACCAAGCCTTGAGAAGACCAGAACCGAGCCCTGTGCCCTGAGATGGGATTCTcggaaaacaacagaaaaaccaTCAGTGGGTAGGCATTACACTTACCAGCATGAGTTCAGGAAGCACCTCAAAACATCCCATAATTTTAAACAAACCTATCATGAGGCATGTTTCCTAGCTCACTGCACTATGGGTTCtgataaactaaaataaaaagaaaggaaatgcaggCTGAAGTCGCAATAAAATAAAGGGCATCACCAGCAGGTCACAGCCCTGACTGTGAATCAGGTTTTCAGATCAAAGCaggaaaacatttttagcacCACCTACAGACattaagatttaagtgttggcagAGACCAGCTTCAAATTAGTTAATTCATTATAACATCACATGCCTCTGGGTTGGGAGTGCCTAGACAGTGATATGTTATTTTACACATTGTTTTATACTAACCTATAAACATGCACACATTTTGGAAATAACCAGAGAGGTCTGCCTCCACAGAATCTGCAACAGGAATGTCAAAGACCTCACAGTCGCTTCCTTTAAACCTGGTGCAGAGAGAATGCAGAAGAATGCATCACTTTAAAGCAGGATTGTACCAACAGGGGTCTGACTGGAACATACAGCACTCAGCGATGAAGTAACTCAAGACAGGAAGTGAAACGTTACACAACCGTGTCCTCTGAAAAGTTTACTCTTGCTGAGTCACACCTGGCTCTTGGCCCAGGCAAACACAAGAAGGCACAGCCCAGATTTTGGGTTTTTAAGCATGCAGATATTACTTATACTTATTGTATTCaagttctaaaaaaaaaatttaagatCAAAGATACTTCTTACTTTTTCTGGGTATCCTACCTTGTCTGTATGGTAATCTACAGCATGCCATGCAGAAGTCTTTAAATTCATGTATACCTTGTATTCAATCAAGTGTATCAGGCAGAATTGTGCAGACTCACTCACACATGGCTGCTGTCTTGTGAAGCATTCACCAGGGCCTTTAATTTGAGGTCTTTGTGAATCTGACGATCAGAGGCCTGCCTCAGGTTCGCCATGTACAGCTGACCAGGCAGGATCTCTACGGGATACAGCGTCAGGTTTTCTAATTCCTGCATGGTAGCCCAGCAATGGGAAAAAAGAACATAGCCTCAGTTGTAAATTGTTAACAAATTGGAATTTGTTGAGAGGTGTTTGAAAACTCTGTGAATGATAACTGGAAATGAT
Encoded here:
- the styxl1 gene encoding serine/threonine/tyrosine-interacting-like protein 1 codes for the protein MAGLVLCEPTDLYNILNQYTTRVSKLSESNYLCLIDARTKAEYDESHVFTAKRAKRDENGEFVIPACVEVECVKYCIVYDGNTSSVHGCGPAVECAEVLALSTRYPVQILKGGYEDFSASYPFLRTQKILYTPQELENLTLYPVEILPGQLYMANLRQASDRQIHKDLKLKALVNASQDSSHVFKGSDCEVFDIPVADSVEADLSGYFQNVCMFIESHLRAQGSVLVFSRLGISRCSAVAMAFLVHHLKATLKESWAHVLKCKTNARPNRRFVQQLSDWELRVLGERATDIAEPLY